In Solanum lycopersicum chromosome 5, SLM_r2.1, the following are encoded in one genomic region:
- the LOC101247322 gene encoding F-box/LRR-repeat protein At3g26922-like, whose protein sequence is MSPRTRSKSARDLTKSIISELPIGALHRILELMPIKYAARSSILSKHWRQLWSTQPNLVFDPMFFQHVSNTEDSAASIIHKILMKHTGDILGFHLISDADTLTQSDVDKFIIFASNHGIQKLTLEMANDEKYVLPDSIFTCATLTHLKLSMCTFNLPDGTRFPNLISLQLEHSKIAGHRGFENKLNLPILETLELRFCVDVHSVSLVCPKLENLSIISSYTITFRCFFLNPIFSIIKHLCLNGTSLEKLRSAYVEDKLRQPLKLQSLKICNFKISVESIACAVCLLRSSPNLYKIEIDKVAKVDETLNQKRELLSYLSMKKKCVDEALRLIQTLRLRKFKGSRIEMCLIRVIFSHSPNLERMIIEQCGELGNTTNYKEKLREQLRSITRASPKAIVVFALS, encoded by the exons ATGAGTCCACGTACTAGAAGCAAGTCAGCTAGAGATCTGACCAAGTCTATTATTTCTGAATTACCGATTGGTGCACTACATAGAATACTAGAACTTATGCCCATCAAATATGCTGCAAGATCTAGCATCTTATCAAAACATTGGAGACAGTTATGGTCTACACAGCCTAATCTTGTGTTCGATCCTATGTTTTTTCAGCATGTATCTAATACTGAGGATTCTGCTGCAagcataattcataaaattctcATGAAACATACTGGAGATATTCTGGGATTCCATCTCATCTCCGATGCAGACACTTTAACACAGTCCGATGTGgataaattcatcatttttgcCTCGAATCATGGTATCCAAAAGCTCACTCTAGAAATGGCcaatgatgaaaaatatgtgTTACCTGATAGCATATTTACTTGTGCAACGTTGACACATTTGAAGCTCTCAATGTGCACCTTTAATCTTCCGGATGGTACCCGATTTCCCAATCTTATTAGCCTTCAGTTAGAACATTCTAAAATTGCCGGTCATCGAGGATTCGAAAACAAACTTAATTTGCCAATTCTCGAGACTTTGGAGTTGAGATTTTGTGTTGATGTTCATTCTGTTTCTTTGGTTTGTCCAAAACTTGAGAACTTGTCTATCATTAGCAGCTATACAATTACATTTCGATGTTTTTTTCTGAACCCAATCTTTAGTATCATTAAGCACCTCTGCTTGAATGGAACTTCCCTGGAG AAACTTCGCTCGGCGTATGTGGAAGACAAGCTTCGCCAACCACTAAAATTGCAAAGCCTGAAAATATGTAACTTTAAGATTTCAGTTGAAAGTATTGCTTGTGCAGTTTGCCTGCTTAGGAGTTCTCCCAACCTTTACAAAATCGAAATAGACAAAGTTGCTAAG GTTGATGAGACATTGAATCAGAAAAGGGAACTGTTATCTTACTtatcaatgaaaaaaaaatgtgtggATGAAGCTCTGAGATTGATTCAAACATTGAGGTTGCGGAAATTCAAGGGATCAAGAATTGAAATGTGCTTAATAAGAGTCATATTTTCTCATTCTCCAAACCTAGAGAGGATGATCATTGAACAGTGCGGGGAATTAGGAAATACTACAAACTATAAGGAAAAATTGAGGGAACAGTTACGCTCCATTACTCGAGCATCACCAAAAGCGATAGTCGTATTTGCTTTGTCATAG